A genomic window from Candidatus Rokuibacteriota bacterium includes:
- a CDS encoding AAA family ATPase, giving the protein MYVVTFYSFKGGVGRSLAAANIAVSLADAGLQVLLVDFDLEAPGLTYLPALAPRRGERRGGVAELIADSWEAKQTQDPKNYLYHPEGFEGRLAVMPAGAVGTPAFPKAFSRMREFFGAAFDKKQGAPGLTLFRDLRRAWELLRFDYVVIDSRTGLTDIGGVCTRLLPDLVVLFLGLGEQGLDGIKQVLDQVGQETLYGDRLEVRLVAAMLPEGEEALLEERLIHVEHVLGRRPDFFFPIFPPLFLKEDARHIEHPRSTLAQEYQKLRDAIREANRWDAGFRLSRARLRVAEADVEPLAELVRDLLSSEADELPSQSRWEALSDAAVALLQAPARSIEAKLRAVGLGTSALREILARLDRYQYRDLYGSTLNNLANALRELPARDAEERAGSVKEAVGYYKEALGVYTRDRYPVEWAGTRNNLAGALTELPARDEEERAGSVKEAVGYYK; this is encoded by the coding sequence ATGTACGTCGTCACGTTTTACTCATTCAAGGGCGGAGTCGGCCGGAGCCTCGCAGCCGCCAATATAGCGGTCTCGCTGGCCGATGCCGGGCTGCAGGTGCTCCTGGTGGACTTCGACCTCGAAGCGCCAGGCCTTACCTACCTCCCGGCGCTCGCTCCCAGGCGCGGCGAGCGGCGGGGCGGGGTGGCGGAGCTGATTGCCGACTCCTGGGAGGCGAAGCAGACCCAGGACCCGAAGAATTACCTTTATCATCCCGAAGGATTTGAAGGCCGGCTCGCCGTGATGCCGGCCGGGGCCGTCGGGACGCCGGCCTTCCCCAAGGCGTTTTCCCGGATGAGGGAGTTCTTTGGAGCGGCGTTCGACAAGAAGCAAGGGGCGCCGGGCCTGACCCTCTTCAGAGACTTGAGGCGGGCGTGGGAATTGCTCCGATTTGACTATGTGGTGATCGATTCGCGCACGGGCCTCACGGACATCGGGGGGGTCTGCACCCGGCTCCTCCCCGACCTCGTGGTGCTCTTCTTGGGCCTGGGAGAGCAGGGGCTTGACGGCATCAAGCAGGTCCTGGACCAGGTGGGCCAGGAGACCCTCTACGGGGACCGCCTTGAGGTCCGGCTGGTCGCGGCGATGCTTCCTGAGGGGGAGGAGGCGCTCCTCGAAGAGCGGCTGATCCATGTCGAACACGTTCTCGGCCGGCGGCCAGACTTCTTCTTTCCGATTTTTCCTCCTCTATTTCTCAAGGAGGATGCCAGACATATCGAGCATCCCCGCTCGACACTGGCCCAGGAGTACCAGAAGCTTCGCGACGCGATCAGGGAGGCGAATCGGTGGGACGCTGGATTCAGACTCTCTCGGGCCCGGCTGAGGGTGGCAGAGGCCGACGTGGAGCCCTTAGCCGAGTTGGTCAGGGACTTGCTCAGTTCAGAGGCCGATGAGCTCCCCTCCCAGTCCAGGTGGGAGGCGTTGAGCGATGCAGCGGTCGCCCTTCTTCAGGCGCCGGCCAGGAGCATCGAGGCGAAGCTAAGGGCGGTCGGCCTGGGCACGTCGGCGCTTCGGGAGATCCTCGCCCGCCTGGACCGGTATCAGTACCGGGACCTGTACGGTTCGACCCTGAACAACCTCGCCAACGCGCTCCGGGAGCTGCCAGCGCGGGACGCGGAGGAGCGGGCGGGGTCCGTGAAGGAGGCGGTGGGGTATTACAAGGAGGCGCTCGGGGTCTATACGCGGGACCGCTACCCGGTGGAATGGGCGGGCACCCGGAACAACCTCGCTGGAGCCCTGACGGAGTTGCCGGCGCGGGACGAGGAGGAGCGAGCGGGGTCCGTGAAGGAGGCGGTCGGGTATTACAAGG